One window from the genome of Paramisgurnus dabryanus chromosome 22, PD_genome_1.1, whole genome shotgun sequence encodes:
- the tfap2a gene encoding transcription factor AP-2-alpha isoform X1, whose translation MEYEQTKTNIKNNEEDEHPLISKNVPVQMPSAFAGFSTESEDRHDGTSNGTARLPQLGGVGQSPYTSAPPLSHTPNSDFQPPYFPPPYQPIYPQSQDPYSHVNDPYSINSLHAQPQPQHPGWPGQRQSQESSLLHQHRGLPHQLCREYRREVLLPSGHGIETGLTDSIPIHGIPHSLEDVQHVEDQGIHIPDQTVIKKGPVSISKNNSNVSAIQINKDGLFGGVVNPNEVFCSVPGRLSLLSSTSKYKVTVAEVQRRLSPPECLNASLLGGVLRRAKSKNGGRSLREKLDKIGLNLPAGRRKAANVTLLTSLVEGEAVHLARDFGYVCETEFPAKAVAEYVNRQHSDPNEQVQRKNMLLATKQICKEFTDLLSQDRSPLGNSRPQPILEPGIQSCLTHFSLISHGFGTPAMCAALTALQNYLTEAVKAMDKMYLNNNPNSHNETGSKGGDKDEKHRK comes from the exons ATGGAGTACGAACAGACGAAgactaatataaaaaacaatgagGAAGACGAGCATCCATTGATCAGTAAAAATGTGCCAGTCCAGATGCCCTCAGCGTTTGCTGGATTTTCAACAGAATCAGAG GATCGCCACGACGGCACCAGCAATGGCACAGCTCGGTTACCCCAGTTGGGCGGCGTGGGTCAGTCGCCGTACACCAGCGCTCCTCCACTCTCTCACACGCCCAACTCAGACTTCCAGCCGCCATACTTTCCGCCACCTTACCAGCCCATTTACCCACAATCTCAGGACCCTTACTCTCACGTTAACGACCCGTACTCTATCAACTCTCTGCACGCACAGCCGCAGCCACAGCACCCGGGCTGGCCCGGCCAGCGGCAGAGTCAGGAAAGCAGCCTTTTGCACCAGCACCGCGGGTTACCGCATCAGCTGTGCCGAGAGTACCGCCGAGAAGTGTTGCTGCCGTCTGGTCACGGTATCGAGACCGGACTCACGGATTCAATCCCTATACATGGAATACCTCACTCTTTAGAAGATGTCCAG CATGTTGAAGATCAAGGAATTCACATTCCAGACCAAACTGTAATCAAGAAAG GTCCTGTCTCCATATCCAAGAACAACAGCAACGTTTCTGCCATACAGATAAATAAGGATGGACTTTTTGGCGGTGTGGTAAACCCAAACGAAGTATTTTGTTCGGTCCCGGGTCGTCTCTCACTTCTCAGCTCAACATCAAAGTACAAGGTCACAGTAGCGGAGGTTCAGAGACGCCTCTCTCCGCCTGAATGCCTAAACGCCTCTCTGCTTGGTGGGGTCTTGAGAAG AGCAAAATCCAAGAATGGCGGAAGATCCTTAAGGGAGAAATTGGACAAAATCGGATTAAATCTACCTGCAGGAAGACGCAAGGCCGCCAACGTCACCCTCCTGACGTCACTGGTGGAAG GTGAAGCTGTGCATCTGGCCAGAGATTTTGGTTATGTATGTGAGACTGAGTTTCCAGCCAAGGCGGTAGCTGAATACGTGAACCGACAGCATTCCGACCCAAATGAACAAGTCCAAAGAAAAAACATGTTATTGGCAACGAA ACAAATCTGCAAAGAGTTCACGGACCTGCTCTCGCAAGACCGTTCGCCCTTGGGGAATTCACGTCCACAACCTATTCTCGAGCCCGGGATTCAGAGCTGTTTGACCCACTTCAGTCTTATTTCTCACGGATTCGGGACTCCTGCCATGTGCGCGGCCCTCACGGCGTTGCAGAACTATCTGACGGAGGCTGTTAAAGCCATGGACAAAATGTACTTGAACAACAACCCCAACAGTCACAACGAGACGGGCTCTAAAGGAGGGGACAAAGATGAGAAACACAGAAAGTGA
- the tfap2a gene encoding transcription factor AP-2-alpha isoform X3: MQAVLGSIKGYYKDFILDDRHDGTSNGTARLPQLGGVGQSPYTSAPPLSHTPNSDFQPPYFPPPYQPIYPQSQDPYSHVNDPYSINSLHAQPQPQHPGWPGQRQSQESSLLHQHRGLPHQLCREYRREVLLPSGHGIETGLTDSIPIHGIPHSLEDVQHVEDQGIHIPDQTVIKKGPVSISKNNSNVSAIQINKDGLFGGVVNPNEVFCSVPGRLSLLSSTSKYKVTVAEVQRRLSPPECLNASLLGGVLRRAKSKNGGRSLREKLDKIGLNLPAGRRKAANVTLLTSLVEGEAVHLARDFGYVCETEFPAKAVAEYVNRQHSDPNEQVQRKNMLLATKQICKEFTDLLSQDRSPLGNSRPQPILEPGIQSCLTHFSLISHGFGTPAMCAALTALQNYLTEAVKAMDKMYLNNNPNSHNETGSKGGDKDEKHRK; encoded by the exons ATGCAAGCTGTTCTTGGTAGCATCAAAGGCTATTACAAAGACTTTATACTTGAT GATCGCCACGACGGCACCAGCAATGGCACAGCTCGGTTACCCCAGTTGGGCGGCGTGGGTCAGTCGCCGTACACCAGCGCTCCTCCACTCTCTCACACGCCCAACTCAGACTTCCAGCCGCCATACTTTCCGCCACCTTACCAGCCCATTTACCCACAATCTCAGGACCCTTACTCTCACGTTAACGACCCGTACTCTATCAACTCTCTGCACGCACAGCCGCAGCCACAGCACCCGGGCTGGCCCGGCCAGCGGCAGAGTCAGGAAAGCAGCCTTTTGCACCAGCACCGCGGGTTACCGCATCAGCTGTGCCGAGAGTACCGCCGAGAAGTGTTGCTGCCGTCTGGTCACGGTATCGAGACCGGACTCACGGATTCAATCCCTATACATGGAATACCTCACTCTTTAGAAGATGTCCAG CATGTTGAAGATCAAGGAATTCACATTCCAGACCAAACTGTAATCAAGAAAG GTCCTGTCTCCATATCCAAGAACAACAGCAACGTTTCTGCCATACAGATAAATAAGGATGGACTTTTTGGCGGTGTGGTAAACCCAAACGAAGTATTTTGTTCGGTCCCGGGTCGTCTCTCACTTCTCAGCTCAACATCAAAGTACAAGGTCACAGTAGCGGAGGTTCAGAGACGCCTCTCTCCGCCTGAATGCCTAAACGCCTCTCTGCTTGGTGGGGTCTTGAGAAG AGCAAAATCCAAGAATGGCGGAAGATCCTTAAGGGAGAAATTGGACAAAATCGGATTAAATCTACCTGCAGGAAGACGCAAGGCCGCCAACGTCACCCTCCTGACGTCACTGGTGGAAG GTGAAGCTGTGCATCTGGCCAGAGATTTTGGTTATGTATGTGAGACTGAGTTTCCAGCCAAGGCGGTAGCTGAATACGTGAACCGACAGCATTCCGACCCAAATGAACAAGTCCAAAGAAAAAACATGTTATTGGCAACGAA ACAAATCTGCAAAGAGTTCACGGACCTGCTCTCGCAAGACCGTTCGCCCTTGGGGAATTCACGTCCACAACCTATTCTCGAGCCCGGGATTCAGAGCTGTTTGACCCACTTCAGTCTTATTTCTCACGGATTCGGGACTCCTGCCATGTGCGCGGCCCTCACGGCGTTGCAGAACTATCTGACGGAGGCTGTTAAAGCCATGGACAAAATGTACTTGAACAACAACCCCAACAGTCACAACGAGACGGGCTCTAAAGGAGGGGACAAAGATGAGAAACACAGAAAGTGA
- the tmem14ca gene encoding transmembrane protein 14C produces MMAVDWAGYGYAALVASGGVMGYVKAGSVPSLLAGLLFGGLAGFGAYQTSQDNQNIWVSLATSGTLAAVMGKRFYSSRKIMPAGLIAGVSILMVAKLGAGMLQKPQQS; encoded by the exons ATGATGGCTGTGGATTGGGCTGGATATGGATATGCAGCACTGGTGGCATCTGGAGGAGTTATGGGATATGTCAAAGCAG GCAGTGTTCCATCCCTGCTTGCAGGGTTGCTGTTTGGTGGTTTGGCTGGGTTTGGGGCCTACCAGACATCACAAGATAACCAAAATATTTGGGTGTCTTTAG CCACTTCCGGGACTCTTGCGGCTGTAATGGGAAAGAGATTCTACAGTTCACGCAAAATCATGCCAGCTGGTCTTATTGCTGGAGTGAG TATCCTGATGGTGGCCAAGCTTGGAGCCGGAATGCTACAGAAACCACAGCAATCATGA
- the tfap2a gene encoding transcription factor AP-2-alpha isoform X2 — MYHIQKEDTKMSLIGRMGDWQDRHDGTSNGTARLPQLGGVGQSPYTSAPPLSHTPNSDFQPPYFPPPYQPIYPQSQDPYSHVNDPYSINSLHAQPQPQHPGWPGQRQSQESSLLHQHRGLPHQLCREYRREVLLPSGHGIETGLTDSIPIHGIPHSLEDVQHVEDQGIHIPDQTVIKKGPVSISKNNSNVSAIQINKDGLFGGVVNPNEVFCSVPGRLSLLSSTSKYKVTVAEVQRRLSPPECLNASLLGGVLRRAKSKNGGRSLREKLDKIGLNLPAGRRKAANVTLLTSLVEGEAVHLARDFGYVCETEFPAKAVAEYVNRQHSDPNEQVQRKNMLLATKQICKEFTDLLSQDRSPLGNSRPQPILEPGIQSCLTHFSLISHGFGTPAMCAALTALQNYLTEAVKAMDKMYLNNNPNSHNETGSKGGDKDEKHRK, encoded by the exons ATGTACCATATTCAGAAAGAAGACACGAAAATGTCACTTATAGGCAGAATGGGAGACTGGCAG GATCGCCACGACGGCACCAGCAATGGCACAGCTCGGTTACCCCAGTTGGGCGGCGTGGGTCAGTCGCCGTACACCAGCGCTCCTCCACTCTCTCACACGCCCAACTCAGACTTCCAGCCGCCATACTTTCCGCCACCTTACCAGCCCATTTACCCACAATCTCAGGACCCTTACTCTCACGTTAACGACCCGTACTCTATCAACTCTCTGCACGCACAGCCGCAGCCACAGCACCCGGGCTGGCCCGGCCAGCGGCAGAGTCAGGAAAGCAGCCTTTTGCACCAGCACCGCGGGTTACCGCATCAGCTGTGCCGAGAGTACCGCCGAGAAGTGTTGCTGCCGTCTGGTCACGGTATCGAGACCGGACTCACGGATTCAATCCCTATACATGGAATACCTCACTCTTTAGAAGATGTCCAG CATGTTGAAGATCAAGGAATTCACATTCCAGACCAAACTGTAATCAAGAAAG GTCCTGTCTCCATATCCAAGAACAACAGCAACGTTTCTGCCATACAGATAAATAAGGATGGACTTTTTGGCGGTGTGGTAAACCCAAACGAAGTATTTTGTTCGGTCCCGGGTCGTCTCTCACTTCTCAGCTCAACATCAAAGTACAAGGTCACAGTAGCGGAGGTTCAGAGACGCCTCTCTCCGCCTGAATGCCTAAACGCCTCTCTGCTTGGTGGGGTCTTGAGAAG AGCAAAATCCAAGAATGGCGGAAGATCCTTAAGGGAGAAATTGGACAAAATCGGATTAAATCTACCTGCAGGAAGACGCAAGGCCGCCAACGTCACCCTCCTGACGTCACTGGTGGAAG GTGAAGCTGTGCATCTGGCCAGAGATTTTGGTTATGTATGTGAGACTGAGTTTCCAGCCAAGGCGGTAGCTGAATACGTGAACCGACAGCATTCCGACCCAAATGAACAAGTCCAAAGAAAAAACATGTTATTGGCAACGAA ACAAATCTGCAAAGAGTTCACGGACCTGCTCTCGCAAGACCGTTCGCCCTTGGGGAATTCACGTCCACAACCTATTCTCGAGCCCGGGATTCAGAGCTGTTTGACCCACTTCAGTCTTATTTCTCACGGATTCGGGACTCCTGCCATGTGCGCGGCCCTCACGGCGTTGCAGAACTATCTGACGGAGGCTGTTAAAGCCATGGACAAAATGTACTTGAACAACAACCCCAACAGTCACAACGAGACGGGCTCTAAAGGAGGGGACAAAGATGAGAAACACAGAAAGTGA
- the tfap2a gene encoding transcription factor AP-2-alpha isoform X4 produces the protein MLVHSFSAMDRHDGTSNGTARLPQLGGVGQSPYTSAPPLSHTPNSDFQPPYFPPPYQPIYPQSQDPYSHVNDPYSINSLHAQPQPQHPGWPGQRQSQESSLLHQHRGLPHQLCREYRREVLLPSGHGIETGLTDSIPIHGIPHSLEDVQHVEDQGIHIPDQTVIKKGPVSISKNNSNVSAIQINKDGLFGGVVNPNEVFCSVPGRLSLLSSTSKYKVTVAEVQRRLSPPECLNASLLGGVLRRAKSKNGGRSLREKLDKIGLNLPAGRRKAANVTLLTSLVEGEAVHLARDFGYVCETEFPAKAVAEYVNRQHSDPNEQVQRKNMLLATKQICKEFTDLLSQDRSPLGNSRPQPILEPGIQSCLTHFSLISHGFGTPAMCAALTALQNYLTEAVKAMDKMYLNNNPNSHNETGSKGGDKDEKHRK, from the exons ATGTTAGTGCACAGTTTTTCCGCGATG GATCGCCACGACGGCACCAGCAATGGCACAGCTCGGTTACCCCAGTTGGGCGGCGTGGGTCAGTCGCCGTACACCAGCGCTCCTCCACTCTCTCACACGCCCAACTCAGACTTCCAGCCGCCATACTTTCCGCCACCTTACCAGCCCATTTACCCACAATCTCAGGACCCTTACTCTCACGTTAACGACCCGTACTCTATCAACTCTCTGCACGCACAGCCGCAGCCACAGCACCCGGGCTGGCCCGGCCAGCGGCAGAGTCAGGAAAGCAGCCTTTTGCACCAGCACCGCGGGTTACCGCATCAGCTGTGCCGAGAGTACCGCCGAGAAGTGTTGCTGCCGTCTGGTCACGGTATCGAGACCGGACTCACGGATTCAATCCCTATACATGGAATACCTCACTCTTTAGAAGATGTCCAG CATGTTGAAGATCAAGGAATTCACATTCCAGACCAAACTGTAATCAAGAAAG GTCCTGTCTCCATATCCAAGAACAACAGCAACGTTTCTGCCATACAGATAAATAAGGATGGACTTTTTGGCGGTGTGGTAAACCCAAACGAAGTATTTTGTTCGGTCCCGGGTCGTCTCTCACTTCTCAGCTCAACATCAAAGTACAAGGTCACAGTAGCGGAGGTTCAGAGACGCCTCTCTCCGCCTGAATGCCTAAACGCCTCTCTGCTTGGTGGGGTCTTGAGAAG AGCAAAATCCAAGAATGGCGGAAGATCCTTAAGGGAGAAATTGGACAAAATCGGATTAAATCTACCTGCAGGAAGACGCAAGGCCGCCAACGTCACCCTCCTGACGTCACTGGTGGAAG GTGAAGCTGTGCATCTGGCCAGAGATTTTGGTTATGTATGTGAGACTGAGTTTCCAGCCAAGGCGGTAGCTGAATACGTGAACCGACAGCATTCCGACCCAAATGAACAAGTCCAAAGAAAAAACATGTTATTGGCAACGAA ACAAATCTGCAAAGAGTTCACGGACCTGCTCTCGCAAGACCGTTCGCCCTTGGGGAATTCACGTCCACAACCTATTCTCGAGCCCGGGATTCAGAGCTGTTTGACCCACTTCAGTCTTATTTCTCACGGATTCGGGACTCCTGCCATGTGCGCGGCCCTCACGGCGTTGCAGAACTATCTGACGGAGGCTGTTAAAGCCATGGACAAAATGTACTTGAACAACAACCCCAACAGTCACAACGAGACGGGCTCTAAAGGAGGGGACAAAGATGAGAAACACAGAAAGTGA
- the tfap2a gene encoding transcription factor AP-2-alpha isoform X5, protein MKMLWKLTDNIKYEDCEDRHDGTSNGTARLPQLGGVGQSPYTSAPPLSHTPNSDFQPPYFPPPYQPIYPQSQDPYSHVNDPYSINSLHAQPQPQHPGWPGQRQSQESSLLHQHRGLPHQLCREYRREVLLPSGHGIETGLTDSIPIHGIPHSLEDVQHVEDQGIHIPDQTVIKKGPVSISKNNSNVSAIQINKDGLFGGVVNPNEVFCSVPGRLSLLSSTSKYKVTVAEVQRRLSPPECLNASLLGGVLRRAKSKNGGRSLREKLDKIGLNLPAGRRKAANVTLLTSLVEGEAVHLARDFGYVCETEFPAKAVAEYVNRQHSDPNEQVQRKNMLLATKQICKEFTDLLSQDRSPLGNSRPQPILEPGIQSCLTHFSLISHGFGTPAMCAALTALQNYLTEAVKAMDKMYLNNNPNSHNETGSKGGDKDEKHRK, encoded by the exons ATGAAAATGCTTTGGAAgttaactgataatattaaatATGAAGACTGTGAG GATCGCCACGACGGCACCAGCAATGGCACAGCTCGGTTACCCCAGTTGGGCGGCGTGGGTCAGTCGCCGTACACCAGCGCTCCTCCACTCTCTCACACGCCCAACTCAGACTTCCAGCCGCCATACTTTCCGCCACCTTACCAGCCCATTTACCCACAATCTCAGGACCCTTACTCTCACGTTAACGACCCGTACTCTATCAACTCTCTGCACGCACAGCCGCAGCCACAGCACCCGGGCTGGCCCGGCCAGCGGCAGAGTCAGGAAAGCAGCCTTTTGCACCAGCACCGCGGGTTACCGCATCAGCTGTGCCGAGAGTACCGCCGAGAAGTGTTGCTGCCGTCTGGTCACGGTATCGAGACCGGACTCACGGATTCAATCCCTATACATGGAATACCTCACTCTTTAGAAGATGTCCAG CATGTTGAAGATCAAGGAATTCACATTCCAGACCAAACTGTAATCAAGAAAG GTCCTGTCTCCATATCCAAGAACAACAGCAACGTTTCTGCCATACAGATAAATAAGGATGGACTTTTTGGCGGTGTGGTAAACCCAAACGAAGTATTTTGTTCGGTCCCGGGTCGTCTCTCACTTCTCAGCTCAACATCAAAGTACAAGGTCACAGTAGCGGAGGTTCAGAGACGCCTCTCTCCGCCTGAATGCCTAAACGCCTCTCTGCTTGGTGGGGTCTTGAGAAG AGCAAAATCCAAGAATGGCGGAAGATCCTTAAGGGAGAAATTGGACAAAATCGGATTAAATCTACCTGCAGGAAGACGCAAGGCCGCCAACGTCACCCTCCTGACGTCACTGGTGGAAG GTGAAGCTGTGCATCTGGCCAGAGATTTTGGTTATGTATGTGAGACTGAGTTTCCAGCCAAGGCGGTAGCTGAATACGTGAACCGACAGCATTCCGACCCAAATGAACAAGTCCAAAGAAAAAACATGTTATTGGCAACGAA ACAAATCTGCAAAGAGTTCACGGACCTGCTCTCGCAAGACCGTTCGCCCTTGGGGAATTCACGTCCACAACCTATTCTCGAGCCCGGGATTCAGAGCTGTTTGACCCACTTCAGTCTTATTTCTCACGGATTCGGGACTCCTGCCATGTGCGCGGCCCTCACGGCGTTGCAGAACTATCTGACGGAGGCTGTTAAAGCCATGGACAAAATGTACTTGAACAACAACCCCAACAGTCACAACGAGACGGGCTCTAAAGGAGGGGACAAAGATGAGAAACACAGAAAGTGA